A section of the Bombus terrestris chromosome 2, iyBomTerr1.2, whole genome shotgun sequence genome encodes:
- the LOC100648388 gene encoding polynucleotide 5'-hydroxyl-kinase NOL9 isoform X2, whose protein sequence is MKSSQTKKLKTKILKIGIKQTKAQLPQYKAQNKLVQGKRKSFLKCLNMNSLGKKNKSAQNSVLPENSLNRKQILLQCNLKRKKKKCTNIKGIQHSVDLSFQNDDSLGVQLTRDRNDQQYCNISEQKTIGSPVIVEALSNNLSLLSIPDVLKQKEQKKMKGDDFDNNPLHMQSMRNEACVIIGESLNPNDSLSDGAKDTKIVSPSKSNCKPRKDKKQLQNSSSNTTPSNSAKAKRSSDICYTGSSIHNNRKCDTLETVTSSNNDTVLIDQHLVRFYCLKNKVVAVMSKNTRFCFTGKLIVQVVYGAIEAYGYVITTQNSPIEIYSPRGYSNVLIETSEKFSQNLESNIWVSLSTEGIDQNQENKLIADIKEIQPGMAVVLLSNLENKLTRFLHVFYPFKLFPEIRNVPYHSWTNPKRAERILQSNLYIDNYACKEINIDQRITQEVTDKMLKRCRENEWSCTLIAGGKDVGKSTTMRCLINTLLPVSKMVVLVDVDPGQAECTPAECISYSLITQPLLGPNFTHLKTPAFQLYIGDVNVSKCITRYIEGIKMLINKLSSCPVLSRLPIVVNTMGFSQGIGWDIILFTIKLIRPSFVVQIMSEKPKNNYIEYLSKEVINRQQLSWSSWYTNVIDWSRPCDHELFVIHSNAERKGTPGHDNWNMEPYQKRELVMISYLSEIDQQDSWNSARRYDPLSFSINEAVPYVTSFASLYISIPRTSVPPSHALNVVNGNIVALCGIDMNNNEWQKGGSMAGPRILNRSPLCQCYGFGIIRGVDMERQEIFINTPLPVSTMRYVNCLMGCIQVPITLLQSNQHKNVPYIGGNDVLPMSREHRRGYFRMRYQNNA, encoded by the exons atgaaatcgtCACAAACAAAGAAGctaaaaacgaaaattttgaaaattggtATAAAGCAAACCAAAGC GCAATTACCACAATATAAAGCACAAAACAAGCTCGTTCagggaaaaagaaaatcttttcttaaatgtttaaatatgaATTCTTTGGGCAAAAAGAATAAAAGTGCTCAAAACAGTGTGTTGcctgaaaattcattaaacagaaaacaaatACTCttacaatgtaatttaaaacgtaaaaagaaaaagtgcACCAATATAAAAGGAATACAAC ATTCTGTGGATCTTTCCTTCCAGAACGATGACTCATTAGGAGTACAGTTAACCAGAGACAGAAATGACCAGCAGTATTGCAACATTTCAGAGCAAAAAACCATAGGTTCACCAGTAATAGTAGAAGCTCTGTCGAATAATCTATCCTTGCTAAGCATACCTGATGTACTTAaacaaaaagaacaaaagaaaatgAAGGGCGATGATTTTGACAATAATCCATTACATATGCAAAGTATGAGGAACGAGGCCTGTGTCATTATTGGTGAATCGTTAAATCCAAATGATAGTTTATCTGATGGAGCAAAGGATACTAAAATCGTATCACCATCCAAGAGTAACTGCAAACCACGTAAGGATAAAAAGCAGTTACAAAATAGCAGTTCAAATACTACTCCTAGTAATTCAGCAAAAGCTAAGAGATCTTCTGACATATGCTACACTGGAAGTAGCAtccataataatagaaaatgcgATACATTGGAAACAGTAACTTCAAGTAATAATGATACTGTTCTCATTGATCAGCACTTGGTACGATTTTATTGTCTTAAGAACAAAGTAGTCGCAGTTATGTCGAAAAATACACGATTTTGCTTTACTGGAAAGTTAATTGTACAAGTAGTATATGGGGCTATAGAAGCTTACGGATACGTCATTACCACACAGAACAGTCCAATCGAAATTTATTCACCAAGAGGATATAGTAACGTTTTGATCGAAACGAGTGAaaaattttcacaaaatttGGAATCAAATATATGGGTATCTTTGTCCACAGAAGGCATTGATCAAAACCAAGAGAACAAACTAATTGCAGACATCAAAGAAATACAACCCGGCATGGCAGTTGTTTTGTTATCAAATTTGGAAAACAAATTGACTAGGTTTTTACATGTTTTTTATCCATTTAAGCTATTTCCAGAAATAAGAAATGTACCTTATCATTCTTGGACTAACCCTAAGAGAGCTGAAAGAATATTACAGTCGAATCTTTATATTGATAATTATGCGTGTaaggaaataaatattgatCAACGTATTACGCAAGAAGTTACTGACAAAATGTTGAAACGTTGCCGTGAGAACGAATGGTCTTGCACCTTAATAGCCGGTGGAAAAGACGTCGGGAAATCAACTACAATGCGATGCTTGATAAATACTCTACTACCTGTTTCCAAAATGGTGGTTCTTGTAGATGTTGACCCAGGACAAGCAGAATGCACACCAGCTGAATGTATATCGTACAGTTTAATTACACAGCCCTTATTGGGACCAAACTTTACGCATTTAAAGACTCCGGCTTTTCAATTATATATCGGAGATGTGAACGTGTCAAAATGCATTACACGATACATCGAGGGTATTAAAATGTTGATTAATAAATTGTCAAGTTGCCCAGTTTTGTCACGCCTACCTATCGTTGTAAACACGATGGGTTTTTCACAAGGTATTGGTTGGGATATCATCTTGTTTACGATCAAATTGATTCGACCTTCTTTCGTTGTACAGATTATGTCTGAGAAGCCAAAGAATAACTATATCGAATACTTAAGTAAAGAAGTAATAAATCGACAG CAATTATCCTGGTCGAGTTGGTATACGAATGTTATTGACTGGAGTCGACCATGCGATCACGAATTATTCGTGATACATTCAAATGCAGAACGTAAAGGTACTCCAGGACACGACAATTGGAACATGGAGCCGTATCAAAAACGAGAACTTGTAATGATCTCCTACTTGAGTGAAATTGACCAACAAGACTCTTGGAATTCCGC gAGACGCTATGACCCTTTATCGTTCAGCATCAACGAAGCTGTTCCATATGT AACATCTTTTGCATCGTTGTACATTTCAATTCCACGAACGTCAGTACCTCCGTCGCATGCATTAAACGTAGTGAATGGTAATATAGTAGCATTATGTGGAATCGATATGAATAACAATGAATGGCAAAAAGGTGGAAGTATGGCTGGTCCACGTATATTAAACAGATCACCTCTTTGCCAATGTTATGGGTTTG GTATCATCAGAGGAGTTGATATGGAGCGACAAGAGATATTTATAAACACACCATTACCAGTTTCTACAATGCGGTACGTGAATTGTTTGATGGGATGTATACAGGTACCTATTACGCTACTACAAAGTAATCAACACAAGAACGTACCTTATATCGGTGGAAATGATGTTTTACCAATGTCACGAGAACATCGCAGGGGGTATTTCCGTATGAGGTATCAAAACAACGCTTGA
- the LOC100648388 gene encoding polynucleotide 5'-hydroxyl-kinase NOL9 isoform X1: MKSSQTKKLKTKILKIGIKQTKAFKFRQLPQYKAQNKLVQGKRKSFLKCLNMNSLGKKNKSAQNSVLPENSLNRKQILLQCNLKRKKKKCTNIKGIQHSVDLSFQNDDSLGVQLTRDRNDQQYCNISEQKTIGSPVIVEALSNNLSLLSIPDVLKQKEQKKMKGDDFDNNPLHMQSMRNEACVIIGESLNPNDSLSDGAKDTKIVSPSKSNCKPRKDKKQLQNSSSNTTPSNSAKAKRSSDICYTGSSIHNNRKCDTLETVTSSNNDTVLIDQHLVRFYCLKNKVVAVMSKNTRFCFTGKLIVQVVYGAIEAYGYVITTQNSPIEIYSPRGYSNVLIETSEKFSQNLESNIWVSLSTEGIDQNQENKLIADIKEIQPGMAVVLLSNLENKLTRFLHVFYPFKLFPEIRNVPYHSWTNPKRAERILQSNLYIDNYACKEINIDQRITQEVTDKMLKRCRENEWSCTLIAGGKDVGKSTTMRCLINTLLPVSKMVVLVDVDPGQAECTPAECISYSLITQPLLGPNFTHLKTPAFQLYIGDVNVSKCITRYIEGIKMLINKLSSCPVLSRLPIVVNTMGFSQGIGWDIILFTIKLIRPSFVVQIMSEKPKNNYIEYLSKEVINRQQLSWSSWYTNVIDWSRPCDHELFVIHSNAERKGTPGHDNWNMEPYQKRELVMISYLSEIDQQDSWNSARRYDPLSFSINEAVPYVTSFASLYISIPRTSVPPSHALNVVNGNIVALCGIDMNNNEWQKGGSMAGPRILNRSPLCQCYGFGIIRGVDMERQEIFINTPLPVSTMRYVNCLMGCIQVPITLLQSNQHKNVPYIGGNDVLPMSREHRRGYFRMRYQNNA, from the exons atgaaatcgtCACAAACAAAGAAGctaaaaacgaaaattttgaaaattggtATAAAGCAAACCAAAGC TTTTAAATTTAGGCAATTACCACAATATAAAGCACAAAACAAGCTCGTTCagggaaaaagaaaatcttttcttaaatgtttaaatatgaATTCTTTGGGCAAAAAGAATAAAAGTGCTCAAAACAGTGTGTTGcctgaaaattcattaaacagaaaacaaatACTCttacaatgtaatttaaaacgtaaaaagaaaaagtgcACCAATATAAAAGGAATACAAC ATTCTGTGGATCTTTCCTTCCAGAACGATGACTCATTAGGAGTACAGTTAACCAGAGACAGAAATGACCAGCAGTATTGCAACATTTCAGAGCAAAAAACCATAGGTTCACCAGTAATAGTAGAAGCTCTGTCGAATAATCTATCCTTGCTAAGCATACCTGATGTACTTAaacaaaaagaacaaaagaaaatgAAGGGCGATGATTTTGACAATAATCCATTACATATGCAAAGTATGAGGAACGAGGCCTGTGTCATTATTGGTGAATCGTTAAATCCAAATGATAGTTTATCTGATGGAGCAAAGGATACTAAAATCGTATCACCATCCAAGAGTAACTGCAAACCACGTAAGGATAAAAAGCAGTTACAAAATAGCAGTTCAAATACTACTCCTAGTAATTCAGCAAAAGCTAAGAGATCTTCTGACATATGCTACACTGGAAGTAGCAtccataataatagaaaatgcgATACATTGGAAACAGTAACTTCAAGTAATAATGATACTGTTCTCATTGATCAGCACTTGGTACGATTTTATTGTCTTAAGAACAAAGTAGTCGCAGTTATGTCGAAAAATACACGATTTTGCTTTACTGGAAAGTTAATTGTACAAGTAGTATATGGGGCTATAGAAGCTTACGGATACGTCATTACCACACAGAACAGTCCAATCGAAATTTATTCACCAAGAGGATATAGTAACGTTTTGATCGAAACGAGTGAaaaattttcacaaaatttGGAATCAAATATATGGGTATCTTTGTCCACAGAAGGCATTGATCAAAACCAAGAGAACAAACTAATTGCAGACATCAAAGAAATACAACCCGGCATGGCAGTTGTTTTGTTATCAAATTTGGAAAACAAATTGACTAGGTTTTTACATGTTTTTTATCCATTTAAGCTATTTCCAGAAATAAGAAATGTACCTTATCATTCTTGGACTAACCCTAAGAGAGCTGAAAGAATATTACAGTCGAATCTTTATATTGATAATTATGCGTGTaaggaaataaatattgatCAACGTATTACGCAAGAAGTTACTGACAAAATGTTGAAACGTTGCCGTGAGAACGAATGGTCTTGCACCTTAATAGCCGGTGGAAAAGACGTCGGGAAATCAACTACAATGCGATGCTTGATAAATACTCTACTACCTGTTTCCAAAATGGTGGTTCTTGTAGATGTTGACCCAGGACAAGCAGAATGCACACCAGCTGAATGTATATCGTACAGTTTAATTACACAGCCCTTATTGGGACCAAACTTTACGCATTTAAAGACTCCGGCTTTTCAATTATATATCGGAGATGTGAACGTGTCAAAATGCATTACACGATACATCGAGGGTATTAAAATGTTGATTAATAAATTGTCAAGTTGCCCAGTTTTGTCACGCCTACCTATCGTTGTAAACACGATGGGTTTTTCACAAGGTATTGGTTGGGATATCATCTTGTTTACGATCAAATTGATTCGACCTTCTTTCGTTGTACAGATTATGTCTGAGAAGCCAAAGAATAACTATATCGAATACTTAAGTAAAGAAGTAATAAATCGACAG CAATTATCCTGGTCGAGTTGGTATACGAATGTTATTGACTGGAGTCGACCATGCGATCACGAATTATTCGTGATACATTCAAATGCAGAACGTAAAGGTACTCCAGGACACGACAATTGGAACATGGAGCCGTATCAAAAACGAGAACTTGTAATGATCTCCTACTTGAGTGAAATTGACCAACAAGACTCTTGGAATTCCGC gAGACGCTATGACCCTTTATCGTTCAGCATCAACGAAGCTGTTCCATATGT AACATCTTTTGCATCGTTGTACATTTCAATTCCACGAACGTCAGTACCTCCGTCGCATGCATTAAACGTAGTGAATGGTAATATAGTAGCATTATGTGGAATCGATATGAATAACAATGAATGGCAAAAAGGTGGAAGTATGGCTGGTCCACGTATATTAAACAGATCACCTCTTTGCCAATGTTATGGGTTTG GTATCATCAGAGGAGTTGATATGGAGCGACAAGAGATATTTATAAACACACCATTACCAGTTTCTACAATGCGGTACGTGAATTGTTTGATGGGATGTATACAGGTACCTATTACGCTACTACAAAGTAATCAACACAAGAACGTACCTTATATCGGTGGAAATGATGTTTTACCAATGTCACGAGAACATCGCAGGGGGTATTTCCGTATGAGGTATCAAAACAACGCTTGA
- the LOC100648388 gene encoding polynucleotide 5'-hydroxyl-kinase NOL9 isoform X3 has product MNDDSLGVQLTRDRNDQQYCNISEQKTIGSPVIVEALSNNLSLLSIPDVLKQKEQKKMKGDDFDNNPLHMQSMRNEACVIIGESLNPNDSLSDGAKDTKIVSPSKSNCKPRKDKKQLQNSSSNTTPSNSAKAKRSSDICYTGSSIHNNRKCDTLETVTSSNNDTVLIDQHLVRFYCLKNKVVAVMSKNTRFCFTGKLIVQVVYGAIEAYGYVITTQNSPIEIYSPRGYSNVLIETSEKFSQNLESNIWVSLSTEGIDQNQENKLIADIKEIQPGMAVVLLSNLENKLTRFLHVFYPFKLFPEIRNVPYHSWTNPKRAERILQSNLYIDNYACKEINIDQRITQEVTDKMLKRCRENEWSCTLIAGGKDVGKSTTMRCLINTLLPVSKMVVLVDVDPGQAECTPAECISYSLITQPLLGPNFTHLKTPAFQLYIGDVNVSKCITRYIEGIKMLINKLSSCPVLSRLPIVVNTMGFSQGIGWDIILFTIKLIRPSFVVQIMSEKPKNNYIEYLSKEVINRQQLSWSSWYTNVIDWSRPCDHELFVIHSNAERKGTPGHDNWNMEPYQKRELVMISYLSEIDQQDSWNSARRYDPLSFSINEAVPYVTSFASLYISIPRTSVPPSHALNVVNGNIVALCGIDMNNNEWQKGGSMAGPRILNRSPLCQCYGFGIIRGVDMERQEIFINTPLPVSTMRYVNCLMGCIQVPITLLQSNQHKNVPYIGGNDVLPMSREHRRGYFRMRYQNNA; this is encoded by the exons ATG AACGATGACTCATTAGGAGTACAGTTAACCAGAGACAGAAATGACCAGCAGTATTGCAACATTTCAGAGCAAAAAACCATAGGTTCACCAGTAATAGTAGAAGCTCTGTCGAATAATCTATCCTTGCTAAGCATACCTGATGTACTTAaacaaaaagaacaaaagaaaatgAAGGGCGATGATTTTGACAATAATCCATTACATATGCAAAGTATGAGGAACGAGGCCTGTGTCATTATTGGTGAATCGTTAAATCCAAATGATAGTTTATCTGATGGAGCAAAGGATACTAAAATCGTATCACCATCCAAGAGTAACTGCAAACCACGTAAGGATAAAAAGCAGTTACAAAATAGCAGTTCAAATACTACTCCTAGTAATTCAGCAAAAGCTAAGAGATCTTCTGACATATGCTACACTGGAAGTAGCAtccataataatagaaaatgcgATACATTGGAAACAGTAACTTCAAGTAATAATGATACTGTTCTCATTGATCAGCACTTGGTACGATTTTATTGTCTTAAGAACAAAGTAGTCGCAGTTATGTCGAAAAATACACGATTTTGCTTTACTGGAAAGTTAATTGTACAAGTAGTATATGGGGCTATAGAAGCTTACGGATACGTCATTACCACACAGAACAGTCCAATCGAAATTTATTCACCAAGAGGATATAGTAACGTTTTGATCGAAACGAGTGAaaaattttcacaaaatttGGAATCAAATATATGGGTATCTTTGTCCACAGAAGGCATTGATCAAAACCAAGAGAACAAACTAATTGCAGACATCAAAGAAATACAACCCGGCATGGCAGTTGTTTTGTTATCAAATTTGGAAAACAAATTGACTAGGTTTTTACATGTTTTTTATCCATTTAAGCTATTTCCAGAAATAAGAAATGTACCTTATCATTCTTGGACTAACCCTAAGAGAGCTGAAAGAATATTACAGTCGAATCTTTATATTGATAATTATGCGTGTaaggaaataaatattgatCAACGTATTACGCAAGAAGTTACTGACAAAATGTTGAAACGTTGCCGTGAGAACGAATGGTCTTGCACCTTAATAGCCGGTGGAAAAGACGTCGGGAAATCAACTACAATGCGATGCTTGATAAATACTCTACTACCTGTTTCCAAAATGGTGGTTCTTGTAGATGTTGACCCAGGACAAGCAGAATGCACACCAGCTGAATGTATATCGTACAGTTTAATTACACAGCCCTTATTGGGACCAAACTTTACGCATTTAAAGACTCCGGCTTTTCAATTATATATCGGAGATGTGAACGTGTCAAAATGCATTACACGATACATCGAGGGTATTAAAATGTTGATTAATAAATTGTCAAGTTGCCCAGTTTTGTCACGCCTACCTATCGTTGTAAACACGATGGGTTTTTCACAAGGTATTGGTTGGGATATCATCTTGTTTACGATCAAATTGATTCGACCTTCTTTCGTTGTACAGATTATGTCTGAGAAGCCAAAGAATAACTATATCGAATACTTAAGTAAAGAAGTAATAAATCGACAG CAATTATCCTGGTCGAGTTGGTATACGAATGTTATTGACTGGAGTCGACCATGCGATCACGAATTATTCGTGATACATTCAAATGCAGAACGTAAAGGTACTCCAGGACACGACAATTGGAACATGGAGCCGTATCAAAAACGAGAACTTGTAATGATCTCCTACTTGAGTGAAATTGACCAACAAGACTCTTGGAATTCCGC gAGACGCTATGACCCTTTATCGTTCAGCATCAACGAAGCTGTTCCATATGT AACATCTTTTGCATCGTTGTACATTTCAATTCCACGAACGTCAGTACCTCCGTCGCATGCATTAAACGTAGTGAATGGTAATATAGTAGCATTATGTGGAATCGATATGAATAACAATGAATGGCAAAAAGGTGGAAGTATGGCTGGTCCACGTATATTAAACAGATCACCTCTTTGCCAATGTTATGGGTTTG GTATCATCAGAGGAGTTGATATGGAGCGACAAGAGATATTTATAAACACACCATTACCAGTTTCTACAATGCGGTACGTGAATTGTTTGATGGGATGTATACAGGTACCTATTACGCTACTACAAAGTAATCAACACAAGAACGTACCTTATATCGGTGGAAATGATGTTTTACCAATGTCACGAGAACATCGCAGGGGGTATTTCCGTATGAGGTATCAAAACAACGCTTGA